A stretch of the Thermodesulfobacteriota bacterium genome encodes the following:
- a CDS encoding nitroreductase family protein: MDFPTVVRQRRSIRTFAPREVPEAVLREVCAAALLAPSSLGGQPWFFVAVREPGIKRALAELKNRHCPPEKRMYSADFLAQAPVVLVVCVERARAHDRGVETAVLATAHVLLAAADQGLGSVYLSAYKADTPAVAQEIRELLGIPEGVDPVTIVPLGYPAEVPPERAVRALDEVLFHERFGRK, from the coding sequence ATGGATTTTCCCACGGTCGTCCGGCAGCGGCGCTCCATCCGCACGTTCGCGCCCCGGGAGGTGCCCGAAGCCGTGCTGCGAGAGGTGTGTGCCGCGGCGCTGCTTGCCCCGTCGTCCCTCGGGGGGCAGCCCTGGTTCTTCGTGGCGGTGCGCGAGCCCGGGATCAAGCGGGCCCTGGCCGAGCTCAAGAACCGGCACTGTCCGCCGGAGAAACGGATGTACTCGGCGGACTTCCTCGCGCAGGCGCCGGTCGTCCTCGTCGTCTGCGTGGAGCGGGCGCGCGCCCACGACCGGGGGGTGGAGACCGCCGTGCTGGCGACGGCCCACGTCCTGCTGGCGGCGGCCGACCAGGGGCTGGGCAGCGTGTACCTCTCGGCCTACAAGGCCGACACGCCGGCGGTGGCGCAGGAGATCCGGGAGCTCCTGGGCATCCCCGAGGGGGTGGACCCGGTGACGATCGTCCCCCTGGGGTACCCCGCGGAGGTGCCGCCGGAGAGAGCCGTCCGCGCGCTGGACGAGGTGCTGTTTCATGAACGTTTTGGCCGCAAGTAG
- a CDS encoding pyridoxal-phosphate dependent enzyme, with protein sequence MNVLAASRDAFRARIDQGWAADQSVVLRYRRAVRFLEDPDRDARLRELLGRTSIREGARLLPLLHHRGVALHVLDETSRMHTRTLKSIDGCVTTAFCVLDGGGPVVFESGGNTGSALAAYGERAGIETYFFCPAENVPLLNSRRFSSPGSHLVAVEKPGFVKEAAYAFARRTGFRHVPDRAWRHAASVLRGCFLAERAFEGERFDWVVQTVSAAFGPIGVFRVLEHFGSELAPVPRFLGIQQDANCPMYRAWKGQGAPGVPQGPAPLESTSGLLSRVMYDAAPQTYETYGHLDELLRRTGGDLGLVDRRDFEARLDRAFGGKTLLELLGEHGVPIAVSGGEVLEKTGLLALVGALKAIDGGRIPAGSRVLCCLTSGASDADGRARPECTVASEEDVVRYAAERGGAP encoded by the coding sequence ATGAACGTTTTGGCCGCAAGTAGGGACGCGTTCCGGGCCAGGATAGACCAGGGGTGGGCCGCGGACCAGAGCGTGGTGCTCCGGTACCGGCGCGCCGTGCGGTTCCTGGAGGACCCCGACCGGGACGCCCGCCTCCGGGAGCTCCTGGGGCGCACGTCCATCCGGGAGGGGGCGCGCCTCCTTCCTCTCCTGCACCACCGCGGCGTCGCGCTCCACGTGCTGGACGAGACGTCGCGGATGCACACCCGCACCCTGAAGTCCATCGACGGCTGCGTCACGACCGCCTTTTGCGTCCTGGACGGCGGCGGGCCCGTGGTCTTCGAGTCGGGGGGGAACACGGGGAGCGCGCTCGCGGCCTACGGGGAGAGGGCCGGCATCGAGACCTACTTCTTCTGCCCCGCCGAGAACGTGCCGCTCCTGAACAGCCGGCGCTTTTCCTCCCCCGGCTCCCACCTGGTGGCCGTGGAGAAGCCGGGATTCGTGAAGGAGGCAGCCTACGCCTTCGCCCGCCGGACCGGGTTTCGGCACGTCCCGGACCGGGCGTGGCGGCACGCGGCGTCGGTGCTGCGGGGCTGCTTCCTGGCCGAGCGCGCCTTCGAGGGGGAGCGCTTCGACTGGGTGGTGCAGACGGTGAGCGCCGCGTTCGGGCCCATCGGGGTGTTTCGCGTGCTGGAGCACTTCGGGTCCGAGCTCGCTCCGGTGCCCCGCTTCCTCGGCATCCAGCAGGACGCCAATTGCCCCATGTACCGGGCCTGGAAGGGGCAGGGGGCGCCGGGTGTCCCGCAGGGGCCGGCCCCGCTGGAGAGCACCTCGGGGCTCCTCTCCCGGGTCATGTACGACGCCGCTCCCCAGACCTACGAGACTTACGGACACCTGGACGAGCTGCTGCGCCGGACCGGGGGCGATCTGGGCCTGGTGGACCGCAGGGACTTCGAGGCACGTCTGGATCGGGCCTTTGGCGGAAAGACGCTCCTGGAGCTCCTGGGGGAGCACGGCGTGCCGATCGCCGTTTCCGGCGGTGAGGTGTTGGAGAAGACGGGCCTCCTCGCCCTGGTCGGTGCCCTCAAGGCCATCGACGGGGGGCGGATCCCGGCCGGCAGCCGCGTCCTGTGCTGCCTCACGAGCGGGGCGAGCGACGCCGACGGCCGCGCCCGGCCCGAGTGCACGGTGGCCTCGGAAGAAGACGTGGTCCGGTACGCCGCGGAGCGGGGGGGGGCGCCGTGA
- a CDS encoding LeuA family protein, which produces MSGSSPGRRGCAAGPVRLKDSTLREGADTPGVAFSEADKLTVLRLLAGAGVPEAEIVAPGHFRRDLAFCAAVRREGLPIETSGLVYAGGEDARAQIEAAAAHLDRLNLLVPLSERRRPPGREEKLRKIAEALAWARSCCDQVGVGFPHATQAGLGFLLEACEAGARGGARRVVVYDTNGSADPFQVYDTVRAVVEHVPLEVCFHGHNDLGLATANSLAAALAGAQCLEVTVNGLGDRAGNASLEQVALALHARGVAHGVELSRLPALCGAVAAMAGLPVPGLAPVVGAFAFVHKSPSHLDVPDLFEAFDPGLVGARRSVARD; this is translated from the coding sequence GTGAGCGGCTCTTCTCCGGGGCGCCGGGGCTGCGCCGCCGGACCCGTGCGGCTCAAGGACAGCACCCTGCGGGAGGGTGCCGACACGCCCGGCGTGGCTTTCTCCGAGGCGGACAAGCTCACGGTGCTGCGGCTCCTGGCCGGGGCGGGGGTGCCGGAGGCGGAGATCGTGGCCCCCGGCCACTTCCGGCGGGACCTTGCGTTTTGCGCCGCGGTCCGGCGGGAGGGGCTCCCCATCGAGACCTCGGGGCTGGTGTACGCGGGGGGCGAGGACGCCCGGGCGCAGATCGAGGCCGCGGCGGCCCATCTGGACCGCCTGAACCTGCTCGTTCCCCTCTCGGAGCGACGGCGGCCCCCCGGGCGGGAGGAGAAGCTGCGCAAGATCGCGGAAGCCCTCGCCTGGGCTCGCAGCTGCTGTGACCAGGTGGGGGTGGGATTTCCCCACGCCACCCAGGCCGGTCTGGGGTTCCTCCTGGAGGCCTGCGAGGCCGGCGCCCGGGGCGGCGCCCGCCGGGTCGTCGTCTACGACACCAACGGGAGCGCCGACCCCTTCCAGGTGTACGACACGGTGCGGGCGGTCGTGGAGCACGTCCCCCTGGAGGTCTGCTTCCACGGCCACAACGACCTGGGACTGGCCACCGCCAACTCCCTCGCCGCTGCGCTGGCCGGGGCGCAGTGCCTGGAGGTGACGGTCAACGGCCTGGGGGACCGGGCGGGCAACGCGAGCCTGGAGCAGGTGGCCCTGGCGCTCCACGCCCGAGGTGTCGCCCACGGAGTCGAGCTCTCGCGCCTGCCGGCCCTGTGCGGGGCCGTAGCGGCCATGGCCGGGCTCCCGGTGCCCGGCCTCGCCCCCGTGGTGGGGGCGTTTGCCTTCGTACACAAGTCCCCGAGCCATCTCGACGTTCCCGACCTCTTCGAGGCCTTCGACCCCGGGCTCGTGGGGGCGCGGCGCAGCGTGGCGCGGGACTGA